The following proteins are co-located in the Blattabacterium sp. (Blatta orientalis) str. Tarazona genome:
- a CDS encoding biotin--[acetyl-CoA-carboxylase] ligase: MNNWTVIWSMHQTNGKGVGNNLWETEKEKNLTFSIFFKSIPLSIDKGYVMNMIVSNAIHKTLFSYSEFIWIKWPNDIILMNKKIGGILIENKVLNKKIHTTIIGIGLNVNQLKFNSKFKASSLKKILNKDFELDKLFYNIIYSIQKEYFLFTIHGESDIRDYYVNHLYMKDKISFFYIRKNIHCEINGFSKGIIRNITRRGNLVIEFNKNKNFFFSKEVQLIF, encoded by the coding sequence ATGAATAACTGGACTGTTATTTGGTCCATGCATCAAACAAATGGAAAAGGAGTAGGTAATAATTTATGGGAAACAGAAAAAGAAAAAAATTTAACTTTCAGCATTTTTTTTAAATCGATTCCCTTATCTATTGATAAAGGATATGTAATGAATATGATTGTAAGTAACGCTATTCATAAAACTTTATTTAGTTATAGCGAATTCATTTGGATTAAATGGCCTAATGACATTATTCTAATGAACAAAAAAATAGGAGGAATACTAATTGAGAATAAAGTTCTTAATAAGAAAATACATACAACAATTATCGGAATAGGATTAAATGTTAATCAATTAAAATTTAATTCTAAATTTAAAGCTTCTTCTTTAAAAAAGATTCTTAACAAGGATTTTGAATTAGACAAATTATTTTATAACATAATTTATTCCATACAAAAAGAATATTTTCTTTTTACAATTCACGGAGAATCGGATATAAGAGATTATTACGTAAATCATCTTTATATGAAAGATAAAATCTCTTTTTTCTATATAAGAAAAAATATTCATTGTGAAATCAATGGATTTTCTAAAGGAATTATTCGAAATATAACAAGAAGAGGAAATTTAGTGATTGAATTTAACAAGAATAAAAATTTTTTTTTCTCAAAAGAAGTACAATTGATTTTTTAA
- the rsfS gene encoding ribosome silencing factor has translation MLLKKIIEGIQIVKGEDISVLNLKNRNNFVCDYFVVCNGESKNQVYAIYKSIEKITIEKLKKKPWHIEGLKNREWILIDYVSIVVHVFQKRVRLYYNIENIWTINL, from the coding sequence TTGCTATTAAAAAAAATTATAGAAGGGATTCAAATAGTAAAAGGTGAAGATATTTCTGTTTTAAACTTAAAAAATAGAAATAATTTTGTTTGTGACTATTTTGTTGTTTGTAATGGAGAATCTAAAAATCAAGTTTATGCTATATATAAATCCATAGAAAAGATTACAATTGAAAAGTTAAAAAAAAAACCCTGGCATATAGAAGGTTTAAAAAATAGAGAATGGATATTGATAGATTATGTTTCTATTGTTGTACATGTTTTTCAAAAAAGAGTCAGATTATATTATAACATAGAAAATATTTGGACAATAAATTTATAG
- a CDS encoding nucleoside monophosphate kinase yields the protein MIHVVLFGPPGCGKGTQAKILKKNLGFIHLSTGVMFRHHIKCKTNLGKIVRYYLKQGLLVPDHITINMLNVEIKKNISSRGIIYDGYPRTKNQVSSLDKILKEKSIGKIDVIFYFSIEKKLLINRLLNRGKTSYRDDDTDIITVQRRIEEYNKETACIWNEEKWKNIIVNVPASSSIENVSLFIKKKIMNFF from the coding sequence ATGATACATGTAGTATTATTTGGTCCACCAGGATGTGGAAAAGGAACTCAAGCAAAAATTTTAAAAAAAAATTTAGGATTCATTCATTTATCTACTGGCGTCATGTTTAGACATCATATAAAGTGCAAAACAAATTTGGGAAAAATAGTTCGTTATTATCTTAAACAAGGATTATTAGTTCCTGATCACATTACTATAAATATGTTAAATGTAGAAATAAAAAAGAATATTTCATCTAGGGGGATCATTTATGATGGATATCCTAGAACAAAAAATCAAGTTTCTTCTCTAGATAAAATATTAAAAGAGAAATCTATAGGAAAGATAGATGTGATTTTTTATTTTTCTATTGAAAAAAAATTGTTAATCAATAGATTATTGAACAGAGGAAAAACAAGTTATCGTGATGATGATACGGATATTATAACAGTTCAAAGAAGGATAGAAGAATATAATAAAGAAACTGCATGTATTTGGAATGAAGAAAAATGGAAAAATATTATTGTAAATGTCCCAGCTTCTTCTTCTATAGAAAATGTATCTCTTTTTATTAAGAAGAAAATCATGAATTTTTTTTGA
- the clpX gene encoding ATP-dependent Clp protease ATP-binding subunit ClpX yields MEDSLKCNFCGRRKNEITFLISGVSGHICNFCIEKTYSIIHRKFSTEKEKKNVEEKKIIEIKKPKEIKKFLDKYVIGQNEAKKVISVAVYNHYKRVIHFLNNKEENNDVEIEKSNILLIGNTGTGKTLLAKSISRLLKIPFTIADATALTEAGYVGEDVESILTRLLQSANYDVNSAEKGIVFIDEIDKISRKKNNPSLTRDVSGEGVQQALLKILEGSIINVPPQGGRKHPDQKMISINTENILFIAGGTFDGIENILSDRIHQFSIGFINPNKKNKNEKNFLKNITAHDLRKFGLIPELIGRFPIITYLNSLDKIMLKKILIEPKNALIKQYKKLFDLDQISIEITDEVLDIIIDKTLELGLGARGLRSFCEKIFVDYMFNIEEINKNKILNIDKEMVIEKFNGL; encoded by the coding sequence ATGGAAGATTCATTGAAATGCAATTTTTGTGGAAGAAGAAAAAATGAAATAACTTTCCTCATATCAGGTGTGAGTGGTCATATTTGCAATTTTTGTATAGAAAAAACATACTCCATAATTCACAGGAAATTTTCTACAGAAAAAGAAAAAAAAAATGTAGAAGAAAAAAAAATAATAGAAATAAAGAAACCAAAAGAAATAAAAAAATTTTTAGATAAATATGTGATAGGACAAAATGAAGCGAAAAAGGTTATATCTGTAGCTGTATATAATCATTACAAACGTGTAATTCATTTTCTTAATAATAAAGAAGAAAATAATGATGTAGAAATAGAAAAGTCTAATATTCTATTGATAGGAAATACAGGAACGGGAAAAACATTACTCGCTAAAAGTATTTCTAGGCTTTTAAAAATTCCTTTTACCATAGCAGATGCTACAGCATTAACAGAAGCAGGATATGTAGGAGAAGATGTAGAATCTATTTTAACTAGATTGTTGCAATCAGCAAATTACGATGTAAATTCCGCGGAAAAAGGAATTGTATTTATAGACGAAATAGATAAAATATCTAGAAAAAAAAATAATCCATCTCTCACCAGAGATGTATCTGGAGAAGGTGTTCAACAAGCTTTGTTAAAAATTCTAGAAGGATCAATTATTAACGTTCCACCACAAGGAGGACGCAAACATCCTGATCAAAAAATGATATCAATTAATACGGAAAATATCTTATTTATAGCTGGAGGGACCTTCGACGGAATAGAAAACATTTTATCTGATAGAATTCATCAATTTTCTATAGGATTCATTAATCCTAATAAAAAAAACAAAAATGAAAAAAATTTTTTGAAGAATATCACCGCGCATGACCTAAGAAAATTCGGATTGATTCCTGAACTTATAGGAAGGTTTCCTATTATTACTTACTTAAATTCATTAGACAAAATCATGTTAAAAAAAATATTAATAGAACCGAAAAATGCTTTAATTAAACAATATAAAAAACTGTTTGATTTAGATCAAATATCCATCGAGATTACAGATGAAGTTTTAGACATTATAATAGATAAAACCCTTGAATTAGGTTTAGGAGCAAGAGGATTACGTTCTTTCTGTGAAAAAATATTTGTAGACTACATGTTTAATATAGAAGAAATAAATAAAAATAAAATATTAAACATAGATAAAGAAATGGTCATAGAAAAATTCAATGGATTGTAG
- the ftsH gene encoding ATP-dependent zinc metalloprotease FtsH, with translation MIDKKVKSKNNFFWIYAIILAIFLGIFFFKSSFSNPKKIDQDTFFDILMKGEVQKIIVKHREIVHVYLKKEFLPSHDILHSPHDIIKNDRKKKFISHPLQYEFEIGDLQFFQKKFEEYKKKYNLDTLIDFKNQQEYTITKFFFDYGIFFILLIIFWVFVFRRIGATGGGPGGQIFNIGKSRAKLFDENDNVKITFKDVAGLEGAKEEVQEIVEFLKSPQKYTKLGGKIPKGALLIGPPGTGKTLLAKAVAGEAKVPFFSLSGSDFVEMFVGVGASRVRDLFEKAKDKYPCIIFIDEIDAIGRARGKSSIAGSNDERENTLNQLLTEMDGFGTHTNVIVLAATNRSDILDKALLRPGRFDRTILVDLPELNERKEIFRVHLQRLVLSNKVDIVFLAKQTPGFSGADIANICNESALIAARKNRSKIENQDFLDAIDRIIGGLEKKNKIIKPNEKKRIAYHEAGHATVSWLLEHAAPLVKVTIVPRGKSLGSAWYLPEERQLTTPEQMKDEICALLGGRSAEEVIFSSISTGALNDLERVTKQAQSMVAIFGLNDRIGNISYYDSTGQSEFSFSKPYSEKTAQIIDEEISKIIAEQYQRAKNLLKSNEKKLSMLANELLEKEVIFREDLKKIFGERPFSEDLGDIFTSVSNLPSS, from the coding sequence ATGATAGATAAAAAAGTAAAAAGTAAAAACAACTTTTTTTGGATATATGCAATTATACTAGCCATATTTCTAGGGATATTTTTCTTTAAATCTTCTTTTTCTAATCCTAAAAAAATAGATCAGGACACTTTTTTTGATATTCTTATGAAAGGAGAAGTACAAAAAATTATAGTAAAACATAGGGAAATTGTACATGTTTATTTAAAAAAAGAATTTTTGCCATCTCATGATATTCTTCATTCACCACATGATATAATAAAAAATGATCGCAAAAAGAAGTTTATTTCGCATCCTTTACAATACGAATTTGAAATAGGAGATTTACAGTTTTTTCAGAAAAAATTTGAAGAATATAAAAAAAAATATAATCTGGATACTCTTATTGATTTTAAAAATCAACAAGAATATACTATTACAAAATTTTTTTTTGATTATGGGATATTCTTTATTTTGCTGATTATCTTCTGGGTTTTTGTTTTTCGTAGAATTGGAGCTACTGGAGGAGGTCCTGGAGGGCAAATATTTAATATTGGAAAATCTAGAGCTAAGTTATTTGATGAAAATGATAATGTGAAAATCACATTTAAAGATGTTGCTGGTTTGGAAGGTGCCAAAGAAGAAGTACAAGAAATTGTAGAATTCTTGAAAAGTCCTCAAAAGTATACTAAGTTAGGAGGAAAAATTCCGAAAGGCGCCCTTTTAATAGGACCGCCTGGAACTGGAAAAACTTTATTGGCAAAAGCTGTAGCTGGAGAGGCAAAAGTTCCTTTTTTTTCCTTATCTGGTTCTGACTTTGTAGAAATGTTTGTAGGAGTAGGAGCTTCTAGAGTAAGAGATTTATTTGAAAAAGCAAAAGATAAATATCCCTGTATCATATTTATTGATGAAATAGATGCCATAGGAAGAGCTAGAGGAAAAAGTAGTATAGCAGGATCTAATGATGAAAGAGAAAACACTTTAAATCAGCTACTTACAGAAATGGACGGATTTGGGACTCACACAAATGTTATTGTGTTAGCTGCTACAAATAGATCTGATATATTAGATAAAGCGTTGCTTCGTCCAGGTAGATTTGATCGTACTATATTAGTAGATCTTCCGGAATTGAATGAAAGAAAAGAAATATTTCGTGTTCACTTACAAAGGCTTGTATTATCTAATAAAGTTGATATAGTTTTTTTAGCTAAACAAACCCCAGGATTTAGTGGAGCAGATATAGCAAACATTTGCAATGAATCGGCTCTTATCGCAGCGAGAAAAAATAGATCCAAGATAGAAAATCAGGATTTTTTAGACGCCATAGATCGTATTATAGGAGGACTGGAAAAAAAGAATAAAATAATAAAACCAAATGAGAAAAAAAGAATAGCTTATCATGAAGCGGGACATGCTACTGTAAGTTGGTTATTAGAACATGCGGCTCCTTTAGTCAAAGTGACTATTGTCCCAAGAGGAAAATCTTTGGGATCCGCTTGGTATCTTCCAGAAGAAAGACAACTTACCACTCCAGAACAAATGAAAGACGAAATTTGTGCTCTATTAGGAGGGAGATCTGCAGAAGAAGTTATTTTCAGCAGTATTTCAACAGGGGCATTGAATGATTTGGAAAGAGTTACAAAACAAGCACAATCTATGGTAGCTATTTTTGGGTTAAATGATAGAATTGGAAATATTTCTTATTATGATTCTACGGGGCAAAGTGAATTTTCTTTTTCAAAACCTTATAGTGAAAAAACAGCACAAATCATAGATGAAGAAATCTCGAAAATTATTGCTGAACAATATCAAAGAGCAAAAAATCTATTAAAAAGTAATGAAAAAAAATTATCTATGCTAGCTAATGAACTTCTAGAAAAAGAAGTGATCTTCAGGGAAGATTTGAAAAAAATTTTTGGAGAAAGACCTTTTTCCGAGGATTTAGGAGATATTTTTACTTCAGTAAGTAATCTTCCTTCTTCTTAA
- the obgE gene encoding GTPase ObgE has product MKDNFIDFIKIYCKSGDGGKGAIHFHRERSIRRGVSDGGDGGKGGNIIMRGNSNIHTFIHLKYNRHWIANSGFPGGKKNLTGANGKDLFIEVPVGTIVKDVNQNILAEITRNFQEEVLFQGGIGGKGNAFFKSSKRRSPYYAQSGVKTKGNWIILELKILADVGIIGFPNTGKSTLLSKITKARPKIGNFCFTTTIPNFGIVKMNYDSFIVADLPGIIEKASEGKGLGYKFLRHVERNFILLFLISSNTENHKMEYSTLLNELKKFNPKLLNKKRLLAVSKSDLIDKRTKEEIKKNFLFLKENIIFISSFTRDGLVQLKSELWSLVRENAKR; this is encoded by the coding sequence ATGAAAGATAATTTCATAGATTTTATAAAGATTTACTGTAAAAGTGGAGATGGAGGAAAAGGAGCAATACACTTTCATAGAGAAAGATCTATAAGGAGAGGAGTATCTGATGGTGGAGATGGAGGAAAAGGAGGAAATATTATTATGCGAGGAAATTCTAATATTCATACATTTATTCATTTAAAATATAATAGACATTGGATCGCAAATTCTGGTTTTCCAGGGGGGAAAAAAAATTTAACCGGAGCTAATGGGAAAGATTTATTCATAGAAGTTCCTGTAGGAACTATCGTTAAAGATGTTAATCAGAACATATTAGCAGAAATTACTAGAAATTTTCAAGAAGAAGTTTTATTCCAAGGAGGAATAGGTGGAAAAGGAAATGCTTTTTTTAAGAGTTCGAAAAGAAGATCTCCTTATTATGCGCAATCTGGAGTAAAGACTAAGGGGAATTGGATAATTTTGGAATTGAAAATACTAGCAGACGTTGGAATCATTGGATTTCCTAATACAGGAAAATCCACTTTGCTATCCAAAATTACAAAAGCAAGACCAAAAATAGGAAATTTTTGTTTTACTACTACAATTCCAAATTTTGGAATAGTTAAAATGAATTATGATTCATTTATAGTTGCTGATCTTCCGGGAATTATAGAAAAAGCTTCGGAGGGAAAAGGATTAGGATATAAATTTTTGAGACATGTAGAACGTAATTTTATTTTGCTGTTTTTAATTTCTTCAAATACAGAAAATCATAAAATGGAATATTCAACTTTATTAAATGAATTGAAAAAATTTAATCCGAAATTATTAAATAAGAAACGTTTGTTAGCAGTTTCTAAATCAGATTTAATTGATAAGAGAACGAAAGAAGAAATAAAAAAAAATTTTCTTTTTTTAAAAGAAAATATTATTTTTATTTCTTCTTTTACAAGAGATGGACTTGTTCAGCTAAAATCGGAATTATGGAGTTTGGTTAGGGAAAATGCAAAGAGATAA
- a CDS encoding CTP synthase, which produces METKYVFVTGGVTSSLGKGIVSASLGMLLKHRGYKVTIQKMDPYFNIDPGTLNPYEHGECFVTSDGAETDLDLGHYERFLDQQTTKDNNVTSGMIYKTVIDNERKGNYLGETVQVIPHITNEIKKRIKKLEKSNDYDIIITEIGGTVGDIEILPYIETVRQLKWELGESNGLVIHLTLLPYISVTGEIKTKPTQHSVRNLMENGIQADILICRTEKHISKSIRNKLALFCNVKPENVIESINTKVIYDIPCLLHVQNFDKVVLNHLNLSTLITPNLKKWKVFLKKHKNPKCRIKIALVGKYVSLRDSYKSITEALIHAGTENETYVDIKWIYSGMIKEKNIKEYFEGISGILITPGFGNRGIEGKILAARYARENEIPFLGICLGMQIAVIEFARNVLKIQKAESSETNPKTSHPVISLMKEQKNIMQKGGTMRLGNWKCSLIEKSKIFSIYGKKEIFERHRHRYEFNNAYLESFSNAGMKAVGINQETGLVEAIELDNHVFFLGVQYHPEYNSTVTHPHPLFTYFVQISKNHKSFDYHYV; this is translated from the coding sequence ATGGAAACAAAATATGTTTTTGTTACAGGAGGAGTAACTTCTTCCTTAGGAAAGGGAATTGTATCTGCTTCTTTAGGCATGTTATTAAAGCATAGAGGTTATAAAGTCACAATTCAAAAAATGGATCCTTATTTCAATATAGATCCAGGAACCTTAAATCCTTATGAACATGGAGAGTGTTTTGTAACTAGTGATGGAGCGGAAACGGATCTAGATTTAGGACATTATGAACGTTTTTTAGACCAACAAACAACAAAAGATAATAATGTGACATCTGGGATGATATATAAAACTGTTATTGATAATGAAAGAAAAGGAAATTATTTAGGAGAAACCGTGCAGGTCATCCCTCATATAACTAATGAAATTAAAAAACGCATTAAAAAGCTTGAAAAATCCAATGATTATGACATTATTATTACTGAAATAGGAGGTACAGTAGGAGATATAGAAATTCTTCCTTATATCGAGACTGTTCGTCAGTTGAAATGGGAATTAGGAGAATCCAATGGATTGGTTATTCATTTAACTTTACTACCCTATATATCAGTAACTGGAGAAATCAAAACAAAACCTACACAACATTCTGTTAGAAATTTAATGGAGAATGGAATTCAAGCAGATATTTTAATTTGTAGAACAGAAAAACATATATCTAAAAGTATTCGTAATAAATTAGCTTTATTTTGTAATGTGAAACCAGAGAATGTTATTGAATCTATTAATACTAAAGTTATTTATGATATTCCATGTTTATTACATGTACAAAATTTTGATAAAGTAGTTTTAAATCATTTAAATTTGTCTACTTTGATTACTCCAAATTTAAAAAAATGGAAAGTTTTTTTGAAGAAACATAAAAATCCTAAATGTAGGATAAAAATTGCCCTAGTTGGAAAATATGTTTCTTTGCGTGATTCGTATAAATCTATTACAGAAGCGTTAATTCATGCTGGAACAGAAAATGAAACTTATGTAGATATAAAATGGATTTATTCCGGAATGATCAAAGAAAAAAATATAAAAGAATATTTTGAAGGAATTTCTGGAATTTTAATTACTCCTGGATTTGGAAATAGAGGGATAGAAGGAAAAATACTAGCTGCAAGATATGCTAGAGAAAATGAAATACCTTTTTTAGGTATATGTTTGGGAATGCAAATAGCAGTAATAGAGTTTGCTAGAAATGTATTGAAAATACAAAAAGCAGAAAGTTCTGAAACTAATCCAAAGACATCTCATCCAGTTATTAGTTTAATGAAAGAACAAAAAAATATAATGCAAAAAGGTGGGACAATGAGACTAGGAAATTGGAAATGTTCTTTAATAGAGAAATCTAAAATTTTTTCTATTTATGGAAAGAAAGAAATTTTTGAAAGACATCGTCATAGATACGAGTTTAATAATGCTTATTTAGAAAGTTTTTCTAATGCTGGAATGAAAGCCGTGGGAATAAACCAAGAAACAGGTTTAGTAGAAGCGATTGAATTAGATAATCATGTTTTTTTCTTAGGAGTTCAGTATCATCCTGAGTATAATAGTACAGTAACTCATCCTCATCCTTTGTTTACTTATTTTGTACAAATTTCTAAAAATCATAAATCATTTGATTATCATTATGTATGA
- a CDS encoding phosphatidylserine decarboxylase family protein, with protein sequence MIHKEGFPFLIYALILILIGVSISAILFSKFLNLFIFSFSIMLYCFLISFFRNPKRIISISHYKDESKVLSPADGKVIGIKKTLENEFIKKKCICISIFMSPFDVHINRFPVSGKIIYAKYHPGKYWLAWDKKASLNNERTTTVVETRTKKEILFRQIAGFLARRIVFYAKKNSLAKKGEEFGFIKFGSRVDIYLPLNTFVLIKKGEKVIGGKTVISIIPQ encoded by the coding sequence ATGATTCATAAGGAAGGTTTTCCTTTTTTAATCTATGCATTAATTCTAATATTAATAGGGGTTTCTATTTCAGCTATTTTATTCTCTAAGTTTCTTAATTTATTTATTTTTTCATTTTCTATTATGTTGTATTGTTTTCTTATTTCTTTTTTCAGAAATCCTAAAAGAATAATATCTATAAGTCATTATAAAGATGAAAGTAAAGTACTTTCTCCTGCTGATGGAAAAGTCATAGGAATAAAAAAAACTTTGGAAAACGAATTTATAAAGAAAAAATGTATATGCATATCTATTTTTATGTCTCCTTTTGATGTTCATATAAATAGATTTCCAGTATCTGGAAAAATAATTTATGCAAAATATCATCCAGGAAAATACTGGTTAGCATGGGATAAAAAAGCTTCATTAAATAATGAACGTACCACTACTGTGGTAGAAACGAGAACAAAAAAAGAAATCCTATTTCGACAAATAGCAGGATTTTTAGCCCGTCGTATAGTTTTTTATGCAAAAAAAAATTCTCTAGCAAAAAAGGGAGAAGAATTTGGATTTATTAAGTTTGGATCCAGAGTAGATATTTATTTGCCGTTAAATACCTTTGTTCTCATAAAAAAAGGAGAGAAAGTAATTGGCGGAAAAACTGTTATTTCTATTATTCCACAATAA
- a CDS encoding YidC/Oxa1 family insertase periplasmic-domain containing protein, which translates to MKEKNLDYNSTIGLFLILLILTVFTYFNTYSDKEFISNRFPEKRVSLSDKSSFVSKKNTKKDCVLENEVLRLRISSLGGMIDEVFLKKYKAYDLTHLSHNKNLYLIKDSSFLYKMIFWVNSNNKHSKKNLITTNSLYFHPFFFQKRGKLIILIMRAHNPYGVGFIDHIYTLSEGAQYHVGFYVRTVNLFPEKGNKTISINLEQKVFSLEKDRNWENSYTQVYYSYKKNSHSKIQFLSEKKSEEKNIYNLNWVAYKQQFLQQFYTKKPLKDFFIRSENFSSGVFLKKIQSNILLKIKEHEEVNIPFQLYFGPIDFSLLKKFDQQIENIIPFGWGFLKWINKYFFLAIFQFLEKTNLNYGVIIILMTIVVKLILSPITYKQYKLSAMMKLIRPEIDEINNKFRNSDPLKKQRAMMELYQKAGINPMSGCFSALFQIPIFYSLFKFFPTLINLRGKSFLWVDDLTSYDSILELPFSIPFYGSHVSLLTLLYSFALLVYTKLSNNVGSNDTLNNQNNASDMPFILYLMPIIMLLFINSYASGLSLYYFISNIINIGLIFFIKKFLLDENKIRQKIQENQKNQKNAIIGNIE; encoded by the coding sequence ATGAAGGAAAAAAATTTGGATTATAATTCTACAATTGGTTTATTTCTTATATTGTTAATCTTGACTGTTTTTACATATTTTAACACATATAGCGATAAAGAATTTATATCAAATAGATTTCCAGAAAAAAGAGTTTCCTTATCTGATAAATCATCTTTCGTTTCAAAAAAAAATACAAAGAAGGATTGTGTTTTAGAAAATGAAGTTTTAAGACTAAGGATCTCTAGTTTAGGAGGAATGATAGATGAAGTTTTTTTAAAAAAATACAAAGCTTATGATTTGACTCATTTATCACATAATAAAAATCTTTACTTAATAAAAGATTCTAGTTTTTTATATAAAATGATTTTTTGGGTTAATTCTAATAATAAACATTCTAAGAAAAATTTAATCACTACAAACTCATTGTATTTTCATCCTTTTTTTTTTCAGAAAAGAGGAAAACTTATAATTCTTATAATGAGAGCTCATAATCCTTATGGTGTAGGTTTTATAGATCATATATACACTTTAAGTGAAGGAGCCCAATACCATGTAGGCTTTTATGTACGAACAGTGAATTTATTTCCTGAAAAAGGAAATAAAACTATTTCAATTAATTTAGAACAAAAAGTTTTTTCCCTAGAAAAGGATAGAAATTGGGAAAATTCTTACACACAAGTTTATTATTCTTACAAAAAGAATTCTCATTCCAAGATTCAATTTTTATCCGAAAAAAAATCGGAAGAAAAAAATATATATAATTTGAATTGGGTAGCTTATAAACAACAATTTTTGCAACAATTTTATACCAAAAAACCTTTAAAAGATTTTTTTATACGTTCTGAAAATTTTTCTTCAGGAGTTTTTTTAAAAAAAATTCAATCTAATATTTTATTAAAGATAAAAGAACATGAAGAAGTAAATATCCCTTTTCAATTATATTTTGGACCTATAGATTTTTCTTTATTGAAAAAGTTTGATCAACAAATAGAAAATATTATTCCATTTGGTTGGGGTTTTTTAAAATGGATTAATAAATATTTCTTTTTGGCAATTTTTCAATTTTTAGAAAAAACAAATTTGAATTATGGAGTAATCATTATTTTAATGACAATTGTAGTGAAATTAATATTATCACCAATAACCTATAAACAATATAAGTTAAGCGCTATGATGAAGTTGATTCGTCCAGAAATTGACGAGATTAATAATAAATTCAGGAATTCGGATCCATTAAAAAAACAAAGGGCTATGATGGAATTATATCAAAAAGCAGGAATAAACCCAATGTCTGGATGTTTTTCTGCTCTATTTCAGATTCCTATTTTTTACTCCTTATTTAAATTTTTTCCAACTTTGATTAATCTCAGAGGAAAATCTTTTTTGTGGGTGGATGATCTCACTTCATATGACTCTATTTTAGAGTTACCATTTTCTATTCCTTTTTATGGAAGTCATGTGAGTTTACTTACATTATTGTATTCATTTGCTCTTTTAGTTTATACAAAATTAAGTAATAACGTAGGCAGTAATGATACTTTAAATAATCAAAATAATGCATCCGATATGCCTTTTATATTATATTTAATGCCTATCATAATGCTTTTATTTATAAATAGTTATGCCTCTGGACTTTCTCTTTATTATTTTATATCTAATATTATTAATATTGGTTTAATTTTCTTTATTAAAAAATTTTTGTTAGATGAAAATAAGATTCGTCAGAAAATTCAAGAAAATCAAAAAAACCAAAAAAACGCCATTATTGGAAATATAGAATAA
- a CDS encoding phosphatidate cytidylyltransferase: MKKKKKLDFLIRFFTGLIYVFLIIFSIKEGEKIFRIVMMILSFFCLFEFLVILKTNTFLIKIASFFILFSIFLDFLRKEGLILYIICFIPYSIIFFTIQLFSKTSSHKEKITQISHLIFGFVYIIIPFLLASYIYTIYGGRKLILGTFILIWTNDTLSYLIGKKWGKRKIAVSISPKKSLEGFIGGLFFCLIFGFFLYKIWGEKYWFILAISIPIFATIGDLVESTIKRSYSVKNSGIWFPGHGGFLDRLDSFIFVIPIIATIAAGVTHFL, translated from the coding sequence ATGAAGAAAAAAAAGAAATTAGACTTTCTGATAAGATTTTTCACCGGATTGATTTATGTTTTTTTAATCATTTTTTCTATAAAAGAAGGAGAAAAGATTTTCAGAATTGTGATGATGATATTATCTTTTTTTTGTTTATTTGAATTTTTAGTTATTTTAAAAACGAATACTTTTTTGATTAAAATAGCTTCATTTTTTATACTTTTTTCTATATTTTTAGATTTTTTAAGAAAAGAAGGTTTAATTTTATATATTATATGTTTTATTCCTTATTCTATAATATTTTTTACCATTCAATTATTTTCTAAAACTTCTTCTCATAAAGAAAAAATCACACAAATCAGCCATTTAATTTTCGGTTTCGTATACATAATTATACCTTTTCTGTTGGCTTCTTATATATATACTATATATGGAGGAAGAAAATTAATTTTGGGAACTTTTATTTTAATATGGACTAATGACACATTATCCTATTTAATAGGAAAAAAGTGGGGAAAGAGAAAAATAGCTGTATCTATATCTCCTAAGAAATCTTTGGAAGGATTTATAGGAGGTTTATTTTTTTGCTTGATTTTTGGTTTCTTTTTATATAAGATATGGGGGGAAAAATATTGGTTCATTTTAGCTATTTCTATCCCTATCTTTGCAACTATTGGAGATCTAGTAGAATCTACTATTAAAAGATCTTATAGTGTCAAAAATTCAGGAATCTGGTTTCCTGGACATGGAGGATTTTTAGATAGATTAGATAGCTTTATATTTGTAATACCTATTATAGCTACAATAGCTGCTGGGGTTACTCATTTTTTATAG